CTCGGCGAAGTGCATCACGTCCTGCACTTCATCCCCCAGCAGCTCGAGACCAAAAGGGCCAATCGCTATGCCTGCAAGCAGATAGCCCAGCACCGAACCGAGCCCGAGACGCTTGGCGAGCGGCACCGACACCACCGCCGCAGCCAGGAACACGAACGCCTGAAGGAAGAAACCTTGGCCAGCCATCGGCTATGCTCCGTTGGAGGCAGTGCTCGGGGAGGAGCCGATCAGCGCATCGAGCTGTGCGTTCAGCCGTGCGACTTTGGCTGCGCGAGCTCGATCGAGGGTGCTGTCACGCAGCGCCACGAGCAGCCGGCGGTAATCGCGTACGTGCGCTTCGGTCTGTGCGGGACTCAAGCCGTGGGTCCCGTGCACCG
The nucleotide sequence above comes from Pseudomonadota bacterium. Encoded proteins:
- a CDS encoding cation:proton antiporter, with translation MAGQGFFLQAFVFLAAAVVSVPLAKRLGLGSVLGYLLAGIAIGPFGLELLGDEVQDVMHFAE